The Glandiceps talaboti chromosome 9, keGlaTala1.1, whole genome shotgun sequence genome window below encodes:
- the LOC144439906 gene encoding QRFP-like peptide receptor: MDSNRSVNSSSLDLLINATESPDARNTNHWFVHKSVILSTLGICMILIVTGNLMVIIAVMLEPKLRRATSNILILSLAISDLLVGSYYIPSLIMWDEALHLMVNPIICNIDGFIQLTSTGASVFSLIAIASDRFRAIVTPFKPKLTRTHAAIMVAVAWICAMSYASYLPIIYEYQIYQYIDNNVTYIIPYCYHLPQFSLKMFRTIDFVVLFLMPFLILICLYAPMVYKLFFDKQPESSTGHKKKKAVKMLSMVVILFFTMWLPHYTLYLYVGYGNYQNTKANLRAVALFAILLNFSNSWVNPIIYACFNENFRNAYKNTLLCKIWQISRRVYPLSDPESDHGVRGRQRAHNVDQPIVSRNTLMTTLNTTTAHSFISSMPSSNGQSVVQPSPSFVGQNQNLLSPSTCVTRENFPK; the protein is encoded by the coding sequence ATGGATTCAAATAGATCTGTGAACTCTTCAAGCTTAGACCTTCTCATTAATGCCACTGAGAGTCCAGATGCTAGAAATACCAATCACTGGTTTGTTCACAAATCAGTAATCCTATCAACGTTGGGAATTTGTATGATTTTGATCGTCACTGGTAATCTAATGGTCATTATAGCTGTGATGTTAGAGCCGAAACTCCGACGTGCAACGTCTAATATTCTCATACTTTCCCTCGCTATCTCGGATCTTTTGGTTGGATCTTACTACATACCATCTCTTATCATGTGGGACGAGGCCTTACATCTAATGGTGAACCCAATCATTTGCAATATAGACGGTTTCATACAACTAACCAGCACGGGTGCCAGCGTGTTTAGCCTCATCGCCATTGCTTCGGACCGCTTTAGAGCAATAGTAACGCCGTTCAAACCAAAACTCACCCGTACACACGCTGCTATCATGGTCGCTGTTGCCTGGATCTGCGCTATGAGTTACGCTTCGTACCTACCGATAATATACGAATATCAAATATACCAATATATTGACAACAATGTAACATACATCATACCCTACTGTTACCATCTGCCTCAATTTTCTCTGAAAATGTTCCGGACAATTGACTTTGTCGTGTTATTCCTAATGCCGTTTTTAATTCTTATTTGTTTATATGCACCAATGGTATACAAATTGTTTTTTGACAAACAACCAGAAAGTTCTACAGGTCATAAGAAAAAGAAGGCGGTTAAGATGTTGTCAATGGTAGTAATCCTCTTCTTCACAATGTGGTTGCCTCACTACACTCTATACCTCTACGTTGGTTACGGAAACTATCAAAACACCAAGGCAAACCTAAGAGCTGTCGCCCTTTTCGCTATTTTGCTAAATTTTTCGAATAGTTGGGTCAATCCGATTATTTATGCCTGTTTTAATGAGAATTTTCGGAACGCTTATAAGAACACTTTATTGTGTAAAATATGGCAAATTTCTCGTCGTGTGTATCCACTCTCGGACCCTGAATCTGACCACGGTGTACGTGGTAGACAGAGGGCACACAACGTAGACCAGCCAATTGTGTCAAGAAATACACTGATGACGACATTAAACACAACAACAGCACACAGTTTTATATCCTCTATGCCTTCATCGAATGGTCAAAGTGTTGTTCAGCCTAGTCCCAGTTTTGTGGGACAAAACCAAAATCTCCTTTCCCCAAGTACTTGCGTGACACGAGAGAATTTTCCAAAATGA